One segment of Radiobacillus kanasensis DNA contains the following:
- a CDS encoding YqaI family protein, whose translation MGYGIEHPDVTRARVTGYPRKEKTRKPKPTGAIDFFGDDVMEGDSIIVTDNNEIILEENLEDYLIEQMGFRFTKMKGE comes from the coding sequence TTGGGATATGGCATCGAACATCCAGATGTCACTCGTGCAAGGGTAACGGGTTATCCAAGAAAAGAGAAAACGAGAAAGCCTAAGCCTACTGGAGCAATCGACTTCTTTGGTGATGACGTGATGGAAGGTGACAGCATAATAGTCACAGACAACAACGAGATTATTTTGGAAGAAAATCTAGAAGACTACTTAATTGAACAGATGGGTTTTCGTTTTACGAAGATGAAAGGAGAGTAG